Proteins encoded within one genomic window of Ranitomeya variabilis isolate aRanVar5 chromosome 4, aRanVar5.hap1, whole genome shotgun sequence:
- the LOC143770474 gene encoding phospholipase A2 inhibitor gamma subunit B-like isoform X1: MKLIRLLWVFSIFCGQGSSLSCTVCLTQGATFCTGNNVTCPAGRVCASTHTINVEDGIKKSEFFGRSCVPENQCQGPGSFSTHNSHSKKGFSCCYTDNCTPSPPVLPPDNTVQNGLTCPSCTGNDVDWCETGMTMECTGDETLCIVQHSKMSGTLSRDSILRGCATPTICNIGNQSVITDGISVEVRISCTGGGGGLHRASILYTFIVLILLTLSTMS, from the exons GTTCTTCGCTCTCGTGCACTGTGTGCCTCACCCAGGGTGCGACATTCTGTACTGGGAATAATGTCACCTGCCCTGCCGGGAGGGTGTGCGCCTCGACGCACACAATAAATGTGGAAG ATGGAATAAAGAAAAGTGAATTCTTTGGCAGATCCTGTGTCCCCGAGAACCAGTGTCAGGGTCCCGGCAGCTTCAGTACCCACAACAGTCACTCCAAGAAGGGCTTTTCATGCTGCTACACAGACAACTGCACGCCGTCCCCACCAGTCT TGCCTCCGGACAACACTGTACAGAACGGCCTGACTTGTCCATCCTGTACTGGAAATGACGTGGACTGGTGTGAAACTGGGATGACTATGGAGTGTACTGGGGACGAGACATTGTGCATTGTGCAACATTCAAAAATGTCGG GAACTTTGTCGAGAGACTCCATCCTTCGCGGTTGTGCCACCCCCACCATATGTAACATTGGCAACCAATCGGTGATCACTGATGGCATAAGCGTTGAGGTTCGGATTTCTTGCACTGGAGGAGGTGGTGGTCTTCATCGAGCTTCCATCTTATATACCTTCATTGTATTGATCTTATTGACTCTCTCAACAATGTCTTGA
- the LOC143770474 gene encoding urokinase plasminogen activator surface receptor-like isoform X2 gives MKLIRLLWVFSIFCGQDGIKKSEFFGRSCVPENQCQGPGSFSTHNSHSKKGFSCCYTDNCTPSPPVLPPDNTVQNGLTCPSCTGNDVDWCETGMTMECTGDETLCIVQHSKMSGTLSRDSILRGCATPTICNIGNQSVITDGISVEVRISCTGGGGGLHRASILYTFIVLILLTLSTMS, from the exons ATGGAATAAAGAAAAGTGAATTCTTTGGCAGATCCTGTGTCCCCGAGAACCAGTGTCAGGGTCCCGGCAGCTTCAGTACCCACAACAGTCACTCCAAGAAGGGCTTTTCATGCTGCTACACAGACAACTGCACGCCGTCCCCACCAGTCT TGCCTCCGGACAACACTGTACAGAACGGCCTGACTTGTCCATCCTGTACTGGAAATGACGTGGACTGGTGTGAAACTGGGATGACTATGGAGTGTACTGGGGACGAGACATTGTGCATTGTGCAACATTCAAAAATGTCGG GAACTTTGTCGAGAGACTCCATCCTTCGCGGTTGTGCCACCCCCACCATATGTAACATTGGCAACCAATCGGTGATCACTGATGGCATAAGCGTTGAGGTTCGGATTTCTTGCACTGGAGGAGGTGGTGGTCTTCATCGAGCTTCCATCTTATATACCTTCATTGTATTGATCTTATTGACTCTCTCAACAATGTCTTGA